In Fimbriimonadaceae bacterium, a single window of DNA contains:
- the plsY gene encoding glycerol-3-phosphate 1-O-acyltransferase PlsY: protein MVAVAVYLVAYLLGSVPFGLLVARAHGVDILSTGSGNIGTTNIGRVLGKGPAALVFVLDVAKGLVPPLVAKSLVADGVWGISTADHAVLVGLCAILGHTASPFLRFKGGKGIATGLGVLTAATPGVAGTALGSFILLFALTQTVSVASIASVIGMVAGAVVLRQSHLCVVVYSLLAAYVVFKHRANIVRLTKGEEPKFKFKK, encoded by the coding sequence ATGGTCGCAGTCGCCGTCTATCTGGTCGCCTACCTCTTGGGCTCGGTGCCGTTCGGACTCCTCGTCGCCCGTGCCCATGGCGTCGACATCCTCTCGACCGGTAGCGGCAACATCGGAACGACCAATATCGGTCGGGTGCTGGGGAAGGGGCCTGCGGCCCTTGTTTTTGTCCTCGACGTCGCCAAAGGGCTTGTCCCGCCGCTCGTGGCCAAGTCCTTGGTCGCCGACGGAGTGTGGGGAATATCCACTGCCGACCATGCCGTTCTGGTCGGCCTCTGCGCCATTCTCGGTCACACCGCCAGCCCGTTCTTGCGGTTCAAGGGAGGCAAAGGCATCGCGACGGGGTTGGGGGTCCTCACCGCCGCGACCCCGGGGGTCGCGGGGACGGCCCTCGGCTCGTTCATCCTGCTCTTTGCCCTGACCCAGACCGTCAGTGTCGCCAGCATCGCGTCCGTCATCGGCATGGTCGCCGGGGCCGTCGTGCTCCGCCAGTCGCATCTGTGCGTGGTGGTCTACTCCCTGTTGGCCGCTTACGTCGTCTTCAAGCATAGAGCCAACATCGTCCGACTCACCAAGGGCGAGGAACCGAAGTTCAAGTTCAAGAAATGA
- a CDS encoding LptF/LptG family permease, which produces MFRDLFLPLLAGTLVMALLFEANEFIALYKYQISQMPPLAIVQLAVVKLPGWLTLSLPGGLAFAVALVVSRLVRDSELTAMRAAGIPIRRVLVAVLVVGVLFSGASMLLIERVVPAASKKFMKLSQEFALVAANPRFESNVMIKLPPYTARFGSVARTSDRALDLKDILLVEEPAPRRLWITMADSGTYRDGVWTLRGARFFAVEDTALVSFKTLSDFKVNQKIEVPDLFSASLPTDETIEQLWKQIQEDKRLGRSTRKYEVQFYAKFANAASCFFIALVSAVASVRVARFGAFAGVFVSLVMAVMYFNMYVVATDIIGQHGWLPPLPAAWLANVAFGVIGLALAARME; this is translated from the coding sequence GTGTTCCGCGACTTATTCCTGCCTTTACTCGCGGGAACTCTCGTCATGGCGTTGCTCTTCGAGGCCAACGAGTTCATCGCGCTGTACAAGTACCAAATCAGTCAGATGCCGCCCCTGGCGATCGTCCAACTCGCGGTGGTGAAGCTCCCGGGCTGGCTGACGCTGTCCCTTCCCGGTGGGCTCGCCTTTGCCGTGGCGCTGGTGGTCTCGCGCCTGGTGCGGGACAGCGAACTGACCGCGATGCGGGCCGCGGGCATCCCGATCCGGCGGGTGTTGGTGGCGGTCTTGGTCGTGGGCGTCTTGTTCTCGGGGGCCAGCATGCTCCTCATCGAGCGCGTCGTGCCCGCGGCGAGCAAGAAATTCATGAAGCTGAGCCAGGAGTTCGCCCTGGTCGCGGCAAACCCACGGTTTGAGAGCAACGTGATGATCAAGTTGCCGCCCTATACCGCGCGGTTCGGCAGTGTCGCCCGGACGAGTGACCGCGCCCTGGACCTCAAGGACATCCTGCTTGTCGAAGAACCGGCGCCCCGTAGGCTCTGGATCACGATGGCGGACTCGGGCACCTACCGTGACGGGGTCTGGACGTTACGGGGGGCACGGTTCTTCGCCGTGGAAGACACGGCCTTGGTCTCGTTCAAGACATTGAGCGACTTCAAGGTCAACCAGAAGATCGAGGTTCCCGACCTGTTCTCGGCCAGTCTGCCCACCGACGAGACGATCGAGCAACTGTGGAAGCAGATCCAGGAGGACAAGCGGCTCGGTCGGAGCACCCGCAAGTATGAAGTCCAGTTCTATGCCAAGTTTGCCAACGCGGCGTCGTGCTTCTTCATCGCCCTCGTCAGTGCCGTCGCCTCGGTGAGGGTGGCCCGATTCGGCGCCTTTGCCGGCGTCTTCGTCAGCCTGGTGATGGCCGTCATGTACTTCAACATGTACGTCGTCGCCACCGACATCATCGGCCAGCATGGCTGGCTCCCACCTCTCCCCGCCGCTTGGCTCGCCAACGTGGCCTTTGGGGTGATCGGCCTTGCCCTGGCGGCACGGATGGAATGA
- a CDS encoding glycosyltransferase family 39 protein produces the protein MSFVVALLVVVVTGLAGLPLSRRWGWSVEERLGAGVLVGCGALGTATLLVGLLPGGLKLAVWVVPALFAWPAWKGYGELRSLEFGRPKPDQAGRFLLVGIVLLALFSLVGALSFPDSLEWDSLAYHLAVPKLWLHAGQIGYVQGIHHSNFPFVVECAEMWGLAAAGYAGAKLVSWSLMVAGALTVYGMAKRWSGPAAGHWAALAVMASPVVAWEGGTAYIDHVHGLFAGLGVLYLGEWVKRRPDASVWPAGILLGLACASKLTGLQTLAVAGVAALVFVLRSRDRKVGPLLVAGALAFAIASPWLVKSFVYTGNPVYPFFYEKLGGKDWDGWRASIYRDEQQSFGVERTATGRSPALVGHAVLGLAYQPGRYTNPRQTEGGGSPTGAVGALAIVTLFLLAVRGPRDTVAKFTLTTVGLSLAAWFVLSQQSRYLATLAVVAAPFVPVVYGRGGWQWLGRVLVAGQAAATLFVLYTLQTKDQMQVLFGVVPPAAYQRARVGFTDPAQYLNADPEVTKVALYDEVFGFLLDKPYFWANPGHSKLIPYETISDGTGLADALRRLGFSHVYWNTMYLAPDAWDRFLAASGMQPGEPYSDKEREEMSRDLNLKWHMLVAEAVRSGRLVPEKAFGRRLIFKLN, from the coding sequence ATGAGCTTCGTCGTCGCCCTCCTTGTCGTGGTCGTCACCGGCTTGGCCGGGCTGCCGCTCTCTCGCCGGTGGGGATGGTCGGTAGAGGAGCGCCTGGGTGCGGGTGTCCTGGTCGGGTGTGGGGCGCTGGGCACCGCTACGCTGCTGGTCGGATTGTTGCCCGGCGGTCTCAAGCTGGCCGTCTGGGTGGTCCCCGCCCTCTTCGCATGGCCGGCGTGGAAGGGCTATGGCGAGCTTCGCTCCCTTGAGTTCGGCCGGCCAAAACCTGACCAGGCCGGCCGGTTCCTCCTTGTCGGTATCGTCCTGCTCGCCTTGTTTTCGCTCGTCGGCGCCCTGTCGTTTCCGGACTCCCTAGAATGGGACAGCCTGGCTTACCACCTCGCCGTGCCTAAGCTGTGGCTGCACGCCGGACAGATCGGATATGTGCAGGGCATCCACCATTCAAACTTTCCATTTGTCGTCGAATGTGCGGAGATGTGGGGCTTGGCCGCCGCCGGGTACGCCGGGGCGAAGCTGGTCAGCTGGTCCTTGATGGTGGCCGGGGCACTGACCGTTTATGGAATGGCCAAGCGATGGTCGGGGCCCGCCGCCGGACATTGGGCGGCCCTGGCGGTGATGGCCTCTCCCGTGGTCGCCTGGGAAGGCGGGACCGCCTACATCGACCACGTCCACGGACTGTTCGCCGGCCTCGGAGTCCTCTACCTGGGCGAATGGGTGAAACGCCGTCCTGATGCCAGCGTCTGGCCCGCGGGGATCTTGCTTGGCCTGGCCTGCGCCTCGAAACTCACCGGCTTGCAGACCTTGGCCGTCGCCGGCGTGGCGGCCCTGGTTTTCGTCTTGCGGTCGCGAGACCGGAAGGTGGGCCCTCTCTTGGTGGCGGGTGCCCTTGCCTTCGCCATCGCGTCGCCGTGGTTGGTCAAGTCGTTTGTCTACACGGGCAACCCGGTCTATCCCTTCTTCTATGAGAAACTCGGCGGCAAGGATTGGGACGGGTGGCGGGCCTCGATCTACCGCGACGAACAGCAGTCGTTCGGGGTCGAGCGCACGGCGACGGGCCGGTCCCCTGCGCTGGTCGGCCACGCCGTCCTCGGGCTCGCTTACCAGCCGGGCCGCTACACAAACCCGCGCCAGACCGAGGGCGGTGGGTCGCCGACCGGTGCGGTCGGCGCCCTCGCCATAGTGACGCTGTTCCTGCTTGCCGTCAGGGGGCCCCGCGACACGGTGGCGAAGTTCACCCTGACGACGGTGGGGCTGTCCTTGGCGGCATGGTTCGTCTTGAGCCAGCAGAGCCGGTACCTGGCGACTCTCGCGGTCGTCGCGGCCCCGTTTGTGCCGGTGGTCTATGGCCGAGGAGGGTGGCAGTGGCTTGGGCGCGTCCTTGTCGCCGGGCAGGCCGCCGCGACCCTCTTTGTGCTTTACACCCTGCAGACCAAGGACCAGATGCAAGTCCTGTTTGGCGTCGTGCCTCCTGCCGCCTACCAGCGGGCCCGGGTCGGCTTCACCGATCCGGCCCAATACCTGAACGCCGACCCGGAAGTCACCAAAGTCGCCCTTTATGACGAGGTCTTTGGGTTTCTCCTTGACAAACCGTACTTCTGGGCGAACCCGGGCCACAGCAAGCTGATTCCCTACGAGACGATCAGCGACGGTACCGGTCTGGCGGACGCTTTGCGCCGGCTGGGTTTCTCCCATGTCTATTGGAACACGATGTACCTCGCCCCTGACGCTTGGGACAGGTTCTTGGCCGCCAGCGGCATGCAGCCTGGCGAGCCGTATTCGGACAAGGAGCGCGAGGAGATGTCGCGGGACTTGAACCTCAAGTGGCACATGCTGGTCGCCGAGGCGGTCCGGTCCGGTCGCCTCGTCCCGGAGAAGGCGTTCGGCCGGCGGCTCATCTTCAAGCTGAATTGA
- a CDS encoding aspartate kinase, with protein sequence MKVRVMKFGGTSVRTAEARMAAALRVISAKEQGFAPVVVVSAIGRRGEPYATDTLLQLVQAVDPSVKADARELDMIMAVGEILSSVVFVQTLKSLGHRAMSFRGGQAGIRTDAVYGNARILGVNPQGLMEALMRGVIPVVCGFQGVWTHGKLPGGELNTLGRGGSDTTAAAVGAALSADAVEIYTDVDGVKTADPDFVKDAPTLRRVTYDEVAEIAHLGAKVLHPRAAEIAMKFSIPLWVKSTFTDDSGTEIVDGVQLPGRRVTGVTHTGKLVYIQIDLAGVEPAHRTTFEARIYETLARYHVNLYMTTLTSGGIGFAVSRDQFAEVQDMFDSLVMPVVSGTTTVYLVQSSDKESKAFATQSQLLAGLGDVRVVKLHVTEGCTMVSVVGKEYIQRPGVYLAVLRALHEAQIPVLQTCDSDFSLSVLVPESELRRCVALLHERLTEDE encoded by the coding sequence GTGAAAGTCCGCGTCATGAAGTTTGGCGGGACGAGCGTCCGGACGGCCGAGGCGCGGATGGCCGCGGCATTACGGGTCATCTCGGCGAAGGAGCAAGGGTTTGCCCCGGTCGTCGTCGTCAGCGCGATCGGCCGGCGCGGCGAGCCCTACGCCACCGACACCCTGTTGCAATTGGTCCAGGCGGTCGACCCCTCGGTGAAGGCCGACGCCCGCGAACTGGACATGATCATGGCCGTCGGCGAGATCTTGTCGAGCGTGGTCTTTGTCCAGACGCTCAAGTCATTGGGCCATCGCGCGATGTCGTTCCGGGGTGGCCAGGCAGGCATCCGCACGGACGCGGTCTACGGGAACGCCCGCATCCTTGGCGTGAACCCGCAGGGTCTCATGGAAGCCCTGATGCGCGGGGTCATCCCCGTCGTCTGTGGGTTCCAGGGCGTGTGGACCCACGGCAAGCTGCCGGGAGGCGAGCTCAACACCCTCGGCCGAGGCGGGTCGGACACCACCGCCGCCGCGGTGGGAGCCGCCCTGAGCGCCGACGCAGTCGAGATCTATACCGACGTGGACGGCGTCAAGACCGCCGACCCGGACTTCGTGAAGGACGCCCCGACCCTCCGGCGCGTCACCTACGACGAGGTCGCCGAGATCGCCCACCTTGGCGCCAAAGTCCTCCACCCCCGCGCGGCGGAGATCGCGATGAAGTTTTCCATCCCCCTGTGGGTGAAAAGCACGTTCACCGACGACTCAGGCACCGAAATCGTCGACGGCGTCCAACTCCCCGGGCGGCGGGTCACCGGCGTGACCCACACCGGAAAGCTGGTCTACATCCAGATCGACCTGGCTGGCGTGGAGCCCGCCCATCGGACGACCTTTGAGGCCCGGATATACGAGACCCTGGCCCGCTACCACGTCAACCTCTACATGACGACACTGACGTCGGGAGGCATCGGGTTCGCCGTCTCGCGTGACCAGTTCGCCGAGGTGCAGGACATGTTCGACTCGCTCGTGATGCCGGTCGTGAGCGGAACGACGACGGTCTACCTGGTGCAGTCCAGCGACAAGGAAAGCAAGGCGTTCGCGACCCAGAGCCAACTCCTCGCCGGGCTCGGCGACGTCCGGGTCGTCAAGCTCCATGTCACCGAAGGTTGCACGATGGTCTCGGTCGTCGGCAAGGAGTACATCCAGCGTCCCGGCGTCTATCTGGCCGTGCTGAGGGCCCTTCACGAAGCCCAGATTCCCGTCCTGCAGACATGCGACAGCGACTTCTCGTTGAGCGTCTTGGTCCCGGAATCGGAGTTGCGCCGGTGCGTCGCGCTCTTGCACGAACGACTGACCGAAGATGAGTGA
- the folP gene encoding dihydropteroate synthase — protein MSDRPVWIMGVLNVTPDSFSDGGRYVAKDRAVEHGVEMWGQGADIVDVGGESTRPGAAPVGPEEETRRVLPVVEALVAQGVRVSVDTSKGSVAEACLKAGAWMVNDVTAGSDPALLAATADHGAHLCLMHMQGDPRTMQVDPAYGDVVREVKEFLVERAEMATDAGVARDQIWIDPGIGFGKNVRHNLLLVEHLEELVATGFPVLVGASRKSFLGKLGGGESAADRLAATIAVHTLAQYKGARALRVHDVEAAKRASALVTATQSADNP, from the coding sequence ATGAGTGACCGGCCCGTGTGGATCATGGGGGTGCTCAACGTCACTCCGGACAGCTTCAGCGACGGGGGGCGATACGTGGCCAAGGACCGGGCCGTCGAACACGGCGTCGAGATGTGGGGTCAGGGAGCGGACATTGTCGACGTCGGCGGAGAGTCGACCCGTCCTGGTGCCGCTCCGGTCGGCCCTGAGGAAGAAACCCGGCGGGTCCTGCCCGTCGTCGAGGCCCTCGTCGCCCAAGGGGTCCGCGTGTCGGTGGACACGAGCAAGGGTTCGGTCGCCGAGGCCTGCCTGAAGGCTGGGGCATGGATGGTCAATGACGTCACCGCCGGATCAGACCCCGCCCTGTTGGCCGCGACCGCCGACCATGGCGCCCATCTCTGCCTGATGCATATGCAAGGCGACCCGAGGACCATGCAGGTGGACCCCGCCTACGGGGACGTCGTCCGCGAGGTGAAGGAGTTCTTGGTCGAGCGGGCGGAGATGGCCACGGACGCAGGCGTGGCCCGCGACCAGATATGGATTGATCCGGGGATCGGTTTTGGCAAGAATGTGCGGCATAACCTGCTCTTAGTCGAACACTTAGAGGAGTTGGTGGCTACCGGGTTTCCCGTCTTGGTCGGGGCCAGCCGCAAGAGCTTCCTCGGCAAGCTGGGCGGGGGCGAGTCCGCCGCCGACCGCCTGGCCGCGACCATCGCCGTCCACACTTTGGCCCAGTACAAGGGCGCCCGGGCCTTACGTGTCCACGATGTCGAGGCGGCGAAGAGGGCCTCAGCCCTTGTCACCGCGACGCAGTCTGCCGACAATCCTTGA
- the gmd gene encoding GDP-mannose 4,6-dehydratase, whose amino-acid sequence MKVALITGITGQDGSYLAEQLLEKGYTVHGMVRRSSSLNTFRIDHLYDDPEIHGKRFFLHYGDLTDSSNLNRLLEKIGPDEIYNLAAQSHVKVSFEVPEYTAEVDGVGTLRFLDAIKEVGLKEKTRFYQASTSELYGKVQAVPQDENTPFYPRSPYGVAKLYGYWIVVNYRESYDLFAVNGILFNHESPRRGRTFVTRKVTQAAACIKLGLQDVLTLGNMDSKRDWGYAPEYTEGMWRMLQQDKPDDFVLATNETQTIREFVQWSFEELDMPLEFCGEGDQEVGINRKTGKTVVRVSPQFYRPAEVDLLVGNAAKAKQILGWEAKTKARALCSLMVKADFEAAQKYGVNAQ is encoded by the coding sequence ATGAAAGTCGCGTTGATCACGGGGATCACGGGCCAGGACGGCTCGTATTTGGCTGAACAGCTATTGGAGAAGGGCTACACCGTCCACGGTATGGTCCGGAGGTCGTCGAGCCTCAACACTTTCCGCATCGACCATCTGTACGACGACCCGGAGATCCACGGCAAGCGGTTCTTCCTTCACTACGGCGACCTCACCGACAGCAGCAATCTTAACCGCCTGCTCGAAAAGATCGGGCCGGACGAAATCTACAACCTTGCGGCCCAGAGCCACGTCAAAGTCTCGTTCGAGGTTCCCGAGTACACCGCTGAAGTCGACGGAGTCGGGACCCTCCGCTTCCTGGACGCGATCAAGGAAGTCGGGCTTAAGGAAAAGACGCGCTTCTACCAGGCGTCGACCAGCGAACTCTACGGCAAAGTCCAGGCCGTCCCGCAGGACGAGAACACACCTTTTTATCCCCGTTCGCCTTATGGGGTCGCGAAGCTTTACGGCTATTGGATCGTGGTCAACTACCGGGAATCGTACGACTTGTTCGCGGTCAACGGCATCCTCTTCAACCATGAGTCGCCGCGCCGTGGACGTACGTTTGTCACCCGCAAGGTCACCCAAGCTGCCGCATGCATCAAGCTGGGCCTGCAGGACGTGCTGACCCTGGGCAATATGGACTCCAAGCGAGACTGGGGCTACGCTCCGGAGTACACCGAAGGGATGTGGCGGATGTTGCAGCAGGACAAGCCGGACGATTTTGTCCTTGCCACCAACGAGACCCAAACGATCCGCGAGTTTGTGCAGTGGTCGTTTGAAGAGCTTGACATGCCGCTGGAGTTTTGCGGTGAAGGCGACCAGGAGGTTGGCATCAACCGGAAGACGGGAAAGACCGTCGTCCGTGTCAGTCCACAGTTCTATCGCCCGGCGGAGGTCGATCTTCTCGTCGGCAACGCGGCCAAGGCCAAGCAGATCCTGGGTTGGGAGGCCAAGACCAAGGCCCGCGCCCTGTGCAGCCTCATGGTGAAAGCGGATTTTGAGGCGGCGCAAAAGTACGGTGTGAACGCCCAATGA
- a CDS encoding GDP-L-fucose synthase, protein MKALDPRDRVLVAGHRGMVGSAVVRALRARGFSDVIEAGRSSVDLTNQAETFAYLADKRPDVVVVAAAKVGGIVANDTYPAEFAYDNIAIAANMIEGSKRAGVERMMFLGSSCIYPKFADQPIKESSLLTGALEPTNEAYAVAKIAGIKMAAYYRKQYGLDYRSVLPCNLYGPGDNYHPTNSHVLPAFIRRFVEAHEQGVDEVTIWGTGTPLREFLHSDDCADGILFALEHPDAPDIMNLGSGDEISIADLAQMVAGVVGYQGRTNYDPTKPDGTPRKLMDNSAMRSLGWTPKISLREGIAGAVEDFRANHRVSA, encoded by the coding sequence ATGAAGGCCCTTGATCCGCGCGACCGCGTCCTTGTCGCCGGCCATCGCGGCATGGTCGGTTCCGCCGTCGTCCGTGCGCTCCGGGCCCGCGGATTCAGCGACGTCATCGAGGCAGGGCGGTCAAGCGTCGACTTGACAAACCAAGCGGAGACCTTCGCTTATCTTGCCGACAAGCGGCCGGACGTGGTGGTCGTGGCGGCAGCTAAGGTCGGCGGCATCGTCGCTAACGACACCTATCCGGCCGAGTTCGCCTATGACAACATCGCTATCGCGGCCAACATGATCGAGGGAAGCAAGCGGGCCGGTGTGGAACGGATGATGTTCTTGGGCAGTTCATGCATCTATCCTAAGTTTGCCGACCAACCGATCAAAGAGTCGAGCTTGTTGACCGGTGCCCTGGAGCCGACCAACGAGGCGTACGCGGTGGCCAAGATCGCCGGGATCAAGATGGCAGCTTACTACCGCAAGCAGTACGGATTGGACTACCGCAGCGTGCTCCCATGCAACCTCTACGGGCCGGGGGACAACTACCACCCCACCAACTCGCACGTTCTGCCCGCCTTCATCCGGCGCTTTGTCGAGGCCCACGAGCAAGGCGTGGACGAGGTGACGATCTGGGGCACGGGAACCCCCCTCCGCGAGTTCTTGCACTCGGACGACTGTGCGGACGGCATCTTGTTTGCCCTCGAGCACCCTGACGCCCCAGACATCATGAACCTGGGTAGTGGTGACGAGATTTCGATCGCGGACCTGGCCCAGATGGTCGCAGGGGTCGTCGGATACCAAGGGAGAACGAACTATGACCCGACCAAACCCGACGGCACCCCACGCAAACTAATGGACAACTCGGCCATGAGGAGCCTGGGTTGGACACCCAAAATCAGCTTGCGCGAAGGGATCGCCGGAGCGGTCGAGGACTTCAGGGCCAACCACCGGGTGTCGGCCTGA
- a CDS encoding glycosyltransferase family 4 protein has product MRVVVHDYPGHMFPLSLSRELARRGHEVLHLYSASFVSPHGELVRRADDSPHFDIKGITLAGGVFDKTNLFRRRQADIEHGELARQEVERFTADWVLTCSSPLDAVKAIQASTHRQGGRHLFWLQDLIGIAADKIMRHKVPIVGGVIGKLFVGYERRLLADADAVVVITEDFRPFVPEEQTNVHVVENWSPIDQIPLSEKQNEWSRSKGLDQTTNWVYTGTLGMKHNPGLLLKLAEEHRSDPSFRLVVVSEGSSVDWLRENAAARGLENVVLLPFQSVDDFPQVLGSADVLVAILEPSAGVFSVPSKVLSYLSSGRAILLAVPPENLIARIVTGHNAGLAVSPLDEAAFIEAARELGSDPERRRQMGANGRAYAAKTFDVGAITDRFEAIFNA; this is encoded by the coding sequence ATGCGTGTCGTCGTCCACGACTACCCGGGACACATGTTCCCGCTGAGCCTCAGCCGTGAACTTGCCCGGCGCGGGCACGAGGTGTTGCATTTGTATTCCGCGTCGTTCGTCAGCCCTCACGGTGAGCTAGTGCGCCGGGCCGACGACTCGCCCCACTTCGACATCAAGGGTATCACCCTGGCCGGAGGCGTCTTCGACAAAACGAACCTGTTCCGTCGGCGTCAGGCCGACATCGAACATGGCGAACTTGCCCGACAGGAAGTCGAAAGGTTCACGGCTGACTGGGTCCTGACGTGCAGCTCGCCGTTGGACGCGGTGAAGGCGATCCAGGCCTCGACCCACCGCCAAGGTGGACGCCACCTCTTTTGGCTTCAAGACCTTATTGGTATCGCTGCCGACAAGATCATGCGGCACAAGGTGCCGATTGTGGGTGGGGTGATCGGCAAGCTGTTTGTCGGGTACGAACGGAGGCTGTTGGCCGACGCCGACGCCGTTGTCGTGATCACCGAGGACTTCCGGCCGTTTGTTCCGGAGGAGCAGACCAACGTCCATGTCGTGGAGAATTGGTCGCCGATCGATCAGATCCCTCTGAGCGAGAAGCAGAACGAGTGGTCGCGGTCCAAGGGCCTGGACCAGACCACAAACTGGGTCTACACCGGCACTTTGGGCATGAAGCATAACCCGGGTCTCTTGCTCAAGCTGGCCGAAGAGCACCGCAGCGACCCGTCGTTCCGGCTCGTCGTTGTCAGTGAAGGTTCAAGCGTCGATTGGTTGCGCGAAAACGCCGCCGCACGGGGACTTGAGAATGTTGTCCTCCTCCCGTTCCAGTCGGTGGACGATTTCCCCCAAGTCTTGGGCTCGGCCGACGTCCTCGTGGCGATCCTTGAGCCCTCGGCGGGCGTCTTTTCCGTGCCATCGAAGGTGCTGAGTTACCTCTCGTCGGGTCGGGCGATCCTGCTTGCCGTCCCGCCAGAGAACCTTATCGCTCGGATCGTGACCGGTCATAACGCCGGTCTCGCTGTGTCGCCGTTGGACGAGGCCGCATTTATCGAGGCGGCGCGAGAACTCGGGTCAGACCCGGAACGGCGCCGGCAGATGGGCGCGAACGGAAGGGCCTACGCGGCGAAGACCTTCGACGTCGGGGCCATCACCGACCGGTTCGAAGCCATCTTTAACGCCTAG
- the thrS gene encoding threonine--tRNA ligase has protein sequence MNQVPYEQSDLYRLRHSAAHLMAQAVQELWPSAKLSIGPPVENGFYYDIDFEEPLQEKDLEKIEKRMRELSNLKQPIVRREAKDRAEARGIVLTDGESQALYKLQLLDAIPDGEPISFYEQRGTDKQGVEHVFVDLCRGPHVDNTAQIKNFKLMSIAGAYWRGDVKNKQLTRIYGTAFETKEDLDAYLHQLEEAKKRDHRLLGRELGLFMFSPRVGTGLALWLPKGAVLRETMVAFLREEQLKRGYEPVITPQLASIKLYEKSGHIITFKDKLFPFMEDEEKETYILKPMNCPFHIEIYQSAMRSYRDLPVRYAEFGTVHRYEQSGEVTGILRARGFTQDDAHLFVRPDQLVDEFIGVVDLMQVVLKKLGLTNFKARLGTKDPASAKYIGHEENWTAAQQAIETACQKMGMEYFVSPGDAAFYGPKLDLIIKDALGRDWQMGTVQVDYNLPERFDLEYIGEDSKPHRPIMIHRAPFGSMERMIGLLTEHYAGAFPFWLAPVQVAVLPIADRHNKYAYAVASALQGFPFNAAHDESSESVAFAAVEGSAGFRVTVDDRRQSLGKKIRDNTHLKVPYMLVVGDKDAEAGTVGVRSREGEDLGATTVPELIKKLSTES, from the coding sequence ATGAACCAAGTACCTTACGAACAGTCCGACCTTTACCGGTTGCGACACTCTGCCGCCCACCTGATGGCCCAAGCCGTCCAGGAACTCTGGCCCTCCGCCAAACTCTCCATCGGCCCGCCGGTCGAAAACGGCTTCTACTACGACATCGACTTCGAAGAGCCGCTCCAGGAAAAGGACCTCGAGAAAATCGAGAAGCGCATGAGGGAGCTGAGCAATCTCAAGCAACCCATCGTCCGGCGTGAGGCCAAAGACCGCGCCGAAGCCCGGGGCATCGTGCTGACGGACGGCGAGAGCCAGGCCCTCTACAAGCTCCAATTGCTGGACGCGATCCCCGACGGCGAGCCGATCTCTTTCTACGAACAACGTGGGACGGACAAGCAAGGAGTCGAACATGTCTTTGTCGACCTGTGTCGAGGCCCGCACGTCGACAACACCGCCCAAATCAAGAACTTTAAGCTGATGTCCATTGCGGGGGCCTATTGGCGCGGCGACGTCAAAAACAAGCAGCTGACCCGCATCTACGGCACGGCCTTCGAGACGAAGGAAGACCTGGACGCCTACCTTCACCAACTGGAGGAGGCCAAGAAGCGCGACCACCGCCTGCTGGGCCGGGAGTTGGGCCTCTTCATGTTCTCCCCACGCGTCGGCACGGGCCTGGCGCTGTGGCTGCCCAAAGGGGCGGTGTTGCGCGAGACGATGGTGGCCTTCCTCCGCGAAGAACAACTGAAACGGGGTTACGAGCCCGTCATCACGCCTCAGCTCGCCAGCATCAAGCTCTACGAGAAAAGCGGCCACATCATCACGTTTAAGGACAAGCTGTTCCCCTTCATGGAGGACGAGGAGAAGGAGACCTACATCCTCAAACCCATGAACTGCCCGTTCCACATTGAGATCTACCAGTCTGCGATGCGGAGCTACCGCGACCTGCCCGTGCGCTACGCCGAGTTCGGCACGGTGCACCGGTACGAGCAAAGCGGTGAGGTCACCGGAATCCTTCGCGCCCGCGGGTTCACCCAGGACGACGCCCACTTGTTCGTCCGACCCGACCAACTGGTCGACGAGTTCATCGGGGTGGTCGACCTCATGCAGGTTGTCCTCAAGAAACTTGGCCTGACCAACTTCAAGGCACGATTGGGCACCAAAGACCCGGCCAGCGCCAAGTACATCGGGCATGAGGAGAATTGGACGGCCGCGCAACAAGCCATCGAGACGGCGTGCCAGAAGATGGGCATGGAATACTTCGTCTCTCCCGGGGACGCCGCGTTCTACGGGCCGAAGCTCGACCTGATCATCAAGGACGCCCTAGGCCGGGACTGGCAGATGGGCACGGTGCAGGTGGACTACAACCTGCCCGAGCGGTTCGACCTGGAGTACATCGGCGAGGACAGCAAGCCCCACCGGCCGATCATGATCCACCGGGCCCCGTTCGGCTCCATGGAGCGGATGATCGGGCTCCTGACCGAGCACTATGCCGGGGCGTTCCCGTTCTGGCTTGCGCCGGTGCAAGTTGCGGTGCTCCCGATCGCGGACCGGCACAACAAGTACGCCTATGCGGTCGCCTCAGCCCTGCAGGGGTTCCCCTTCAACGCCGCCCACGACGAGTCGTCGGAGAGCGTCGCCTTTGCCGCGGTGGAGGGCAGTGCCGGCTTCCGCGTCACGGTAGACGACCGTCGGCAGTCCCTCGGCAAAAAGATCAGGGACAACACCCACCTCAAGGTGCCGTACATGCTCGTCGTCGGCGACAAGGACGCGGAGGCGGGGACGGTCGGTGTGCGGTCTCGCGAGGGCGAGGACTTAGGGGCGACGACCGTCCCAGAGTTGATCAAGAAACTGTCAACCGAGTCCTAG